One segment of Amycolatopsis alba DSM 44262 DNA contains the following:
- a CDS encoding HAD family hydrolase, which translates to MIRSVVFDVGETLIKDDREWGAWADRLGVPLNTLSGLVGAVTAAGRNNAEAFQLIRPGFDLVAERRLREEAGVGERIEESDLYPDVRHALEVLKAAGYWLGIAGNQTDNAAGLLRRLALPVDVIATSGEWGVAKPDAGFFRKVIEFAPGGPHEILYVGDHRDNDIVPARSAGLRCALIRRGPLGYLWADDPVVRENADWVIDSLADLPGLLAS; encoded by the coding sequence GTGATCCGCTCCGTGGTGTTCGACGTCGGCGAAACCTTGATCAAAGACGACCGGGAGTGGGGAGCGTGGGCCGATCGGCTCGGCGTGCCCTTGAACACGCTGTCCGGTCTCGTCGGCGCGGTTACCGCGGCTGGTCGCAACAACGCAGAAGCGTTTCAGCTCATTCGCCCCGGCTTTGATCTGGTCGCCGAGCGTCGGCTTCGGGAGGAGGCTGGGGTTGGCGAACGGATCGAGGAGTCGGATCTCTATCCCGACGTACGGCATGCGCTCGAAGTCCTGAAGGCGGCGGGCTATTGGCTCGGGATCGCCGGCAACCAGACGGACAATGCCGCCGGGTTGCTCCGACGGCTCGCCTTGCCCGTCGACGTCATCGCCACGTCCGGGGAGTGGGGTGTCGCGAAACCGGATGCCGGGTTCTTCCGCAAAGTGATCGAGTTTGCTCCTGGGGGCCCGCACGAGATCCTTTACGTCGGGGATCATCGGGACAACGACATCGTGCCCGCCCGCTCGGCTGGCTTGCGATGTGCGCTGATCCGCCGAGGCCCGCTCGGATACTTGTGGGCGGATGACCCGGTCGTGCGCGAGAACGCGGACTGGGTGATCGACTCGCTCGCAGACCTTCCTGGTCTGCTCGCGTCGTGA